The Campylobacterota bacterium sequence GTATTCATGGTGATCGCTGCGGACAACCGAACCGCCGAAGTCGACGGCGATACGCTGCATCCCGTAACAGATCCCCAGAACGGGAACTCCCAGTTTGTAGACCTCCCGGTCCACTTCGTAAGCGTCTTTGTTATAGACCGACGAAGGGCCGCCGCTGAGGATGATCCCTTTGGGATTTTTTGCTTTGATCGCTTCTGCGCTTGTCCGGTAAGGGAGAACTTCGCAGTAGATTTTGTCTTCACGCAGACGGCGGGCAATCAGTTGCGTATACTGTGATCCGAAATCAAGAACGATGATACTAACGTCTTTCACGGGAAAGCCTTTAAGATTGAAATGTGGGGAAGGGGGAGGTACCCTAATGCTAAATGCAAGGGTACCCTAATGTAGTTTAATTTTGAATATGGCTTAATAAATACCCAGCACGACAAACTGGTAATACCACACCGCCAGCGAGACGAAATATCCGATCAAGACCGTCCATGCAAGCCGGATATGGGCGGCAAAAGTGTAAATTCCCTGCATTTTCCCCATAACGCCCACACCCGCAGCGCTTCCGAAACTGATCAGCGATCCGCCGATTCCGGCGGTCATCGTCACCAGCATCCACTGCGCATGGTCGATCGCCGGATTCGCTTTGAGCACCGCCGACATCACGGGAACGTTATCGACGATCGCCGAAAGGAATCCTACGCCGATGTTGACGAGCGTCGGGTCGAAAACTTCATAAAGTTTCGCTGCATACGCCAAAACTCCGATAAAGTGGAGTGCTCCCACTGCCGCCAAAATACCGAAAAAGAAAAGGAGCGTATTGTTTTCGATTTTGCTCATTGCCTGAAAAATACTGACGTCGACATGGTGTTTCTTTTTGAGAAAATACATGTACAGCTGCAAAATCGCCAAACCGAACAGCATCCCCCACATAGGGGGAAGGTGCAACAGCTGTTTGCCCGCCACCGCGAGCGCAATCGTCAGGGCGCCGAACGCAATGATCACTTTACCCCCTTTGAGAATTTCGATTTTCGCCGCTTCTTCGGGATTTCCGTCCCCCAGCGGATCGATATCGGGGACATAGCGGCTCAAAAGATACGCCGTGACGAACCAACCCAGAAACGATGCGGGGAAAAGATAGAGGAAATCGACGAATGCCCCTTTTTCCGCCGCCCACACCATCAGGGTCGTAATGTCTCCAAACGGGCTCCACGCACCGCCGGCATTCGCCGCGACGACCACGTTAATCGCCCCGGGGACAAGAAACTCTTTGGTCTTGTTGTCGATGGTGAGCAGCACCGTGGAAAGGATCAGTGCCGTCGTGAGGTTATCGGCGACGGGAGAGATGAAAAAGGCCAGCAACCCCGTAATCCAGAAAAGTTCGCGGTAGCTGTACCCTTTCGCGATAAGCTTGGCGCGCAACGCACTGAAAACGCCCCGTTCGATCAGCGCCTCGATGTAGGTCATCGCGACGAACAGGAAGAAAAAGATTTCGGCGATCTCAAGGATCAGATGGTCAATTTCGTGTTCAAACGGGGTAAAATCGGCCCCGACCGCAGCGTAATAAATACCGATGAGCACAAACATCAGCGTTCCGGTAAAAAGGGCGGGTTTGGCTTTGTCGATATGGTATTTCTCTTCCGCGGCGATAAAATAATATCCCACCACGAAAATAGCCAGTAGCAGCCATCCGAACGGATGGCCGACGAAATTGAGCGCGGTGTGTTCCGCAGCCGCAGTTGTCATTCTTTGTCTCCTTGTGTAATAAAATGGACTCCGATCGATTCGGTCCGGTTCTGTGCCGATTGGA is a genomic window containing:
- the nhaD gene encoding sodium:proton antiporter NhaD codes for the protein MTTAAAEHTALNFVGHPFGWLLLAIFVVGYYFIAAEEKYHIDKAKPALFTGTLMFVLIGIYYAAVGADFTPFEHEIDHLILEIAEIFFFLFVAMTYIEALIERGVFSALRAKLIAKGYSYRELFWITGLLAFFISPVADNLTTALILSTVLLTIDNKTKEFLVPGAINVVVAANAGGAWSPFGDITTLMVWAAEKGAFVDFLYLFPASFLGWFVTAYLLSRYVPDIDPLGDGNPEEAAKIEILKGGKVIIAFGALTIALAVAGKQLLHLPPMWGMLFGLAILQLYMYFLKKKHHVDVSIFQAMSKIENNTLLFFFGILAAVGALHFIGVLAYAAKLYEVFDPTLVNIGVGFLSAIVDNVPVMSAVLKANPAIDHAQWMLVTMTAGIGGSLISFGSAAGVGVMGKMQGIYTFAAHIRLAWTVLIGYFVSLAVWYYQFVVLGIY